Within Metabacillus sp. KUDC1714, the genomic segment ATCCAAGCGCCATAATACTGCCAACGTTCATAATTAACAAAATAATCATTGTTGGAACAATCGCTGGAATGTTTATATGCCAGATACGCTGAAAACGGGTGGCACCATCAACTATTGCAGCTTCATGATGCTGTGGATCCACCCCTGCAAGTGCAGCAAGGTAAATGATAGTTCCCCACCCCGTACTTTGCCATACACCAGATAATACATATACCGTTTTAAACCAGGCTGGATCACTCAAAAATGCAATTGGTTCAAAACCTAGAAATTGTATGCCGTGGTTTATTATACCTGTAGCAGGAGAAAGAAACGCTATGATCATCCCTGACATAACAACAACCGAAATAAAATGAGGTGCATATGTAACAGTCTGTACAGTCCGCTTAAAAAAACTGTCTTTAACCTCATTTAAAGCCAACGCTAAAATAATCGGTAAAGGAAACCCAACGATTAATTCGTAGACACTAATCCCTAAGGTATTTTTGATTAGATCCCAAAAATAATACGATTCAAAAAACCGGGTAAAATGTTCAAACCCAACCCACTCACTTCCCCATATCCCTAAGGTTGGAATGAAATTTTTAAATGCAATTTGTACTCCGTACATAGGAATATAATGAAAAATAAGAAAGTATAAAAATGCTGGCAGTACAAATATGTAAAGTTGCCAATTTTGTAGAATCTTTCTGCTCTTCCTCAGTTTTCTAGGATGTTTTAGTCCTAATTTATGGGGTTTCGTAAAACCCTTATTAACATTTTCTTTCTGTTGTAATGGGGAAGTTGCTGTACTTGAGCTTGTACTCATTCAATAACCCCTCCTTCTGCTTTTATATGAAACTACCATAATGTTAGCGCTTTCTCTCAAATGTAATCAATATGTTATTTCATTAAGCGTTGTCAAAATGGTAAAAATTAAATTGAAACGCTTACAAATTAAGACTTAATCACTTTAGCAATATGTTAATCTTGCTTTGATATGTCATCCTTTACATTGCGCTGAAATGGCGTTGGAGAGGTGTTTCAAGGGTTTAACAATTCATAATAAAGTAAAGTGAAACTTCCACCAATGATAGATACCCGTGTCGTGCTTACACGATAACTCTTCTTTTTTAGTATGTTTTAAACAACAATGCATGCGAGCCGCCTAAATTGAAAAGGCCATGATTTATCAAAATCATGGCCTTAGTATCATGTATTCTATTACCTGTTTAAATTACGATATTGTCCAGGTGTTACACCTACTATCTTCTTAAACTTTCGTGTGAAATTTGCAACATCCAAATACCCTACTTGAACGACAATATCTTTAATTGACTTATCAGTCTCCTTTAACTGCCTCTTTACATCTTCCATACGGAGATCCTGTAAGTATTGCGTAAATGTAACACCCGTTTGTCCTTTTATAAAGCGGCTAACATAAGATACAGATAGTTGAAATTTAAGCGCTAAATTTTCCAAAGATAGGTCATAATTATTATAGTTGTCTCTAATATAGTCCAAGATATCGTTTCTCAGCTTATCATTATGGCTTTCCTTCTTATCGTCAACCTCTTTACATATTGTTAAAATTAACGTGTGTAGCTGTTTGTGCAATTGTTCAATAGAATGGAAATCTGCTATTGCATTAAAATCCCGAATAGTTTTACTCAATCCCATTTCAGACGTTGTTTTTACTATCGAATTGATAATATCAAAGCAGATGCACTTTAATACTTGAATTGACAAATCTTTATCAGCAAGATTTGAAAACATGTTGCGTAAGGTTTCAGCAGCAACAATTTGGTCACCTTGCTTCAAACTTTGAACAAGTTTCATTTGCTCTTCTATCGGGTAACCGAGTGACTGTTCTGGTAGAATGCTGATTTCCTCAAAATAGATTATACTACCTTGAGGCTTTGTAAATTTATATTCTAAGGTTGCGAGAGCTTCTATATAGGATCTGTTTATCCAATTTTTTTCATCGTAGAACCCTCCTACCCCAATTGTAGGATCAAAATTGCAGGTTTCTCTAATAAATCTCTGAATCTGTAGAACTAGCTTTCGACGTTCAATGTTCACCTCTTTTTCTAGTCTATTCATACTGACAATCAGTGCGATTGCATCATTATAAAATAAATCAATACCATGTGCTGTTGCATTTACAAGCGAAATATTCGATAAGCTGTTAAAGAGTTTTTCCCGCTCCTCTAAATTATCCTCTACAAAAGCACCTTTTTCAAAGTAAACTATTGCTACAAAATAATGGCCATCCTTCATTTGAATATTTAACGAACTTAGCAATGCCTTTATTTCATTACCATTACTTAGGTCACCTTTTAATAGCTTTACTAGAAATTGATCTCTTGCGAAGGGCTTTTGCAAATACATCGTTTCATTTAATATCTGGTGGTCTTCAAATACATGTGTTATCCTCTTACGAATGGTATCTAGTTCATTTCCACCTTCAAGATCAACTTTTTTCCTACCGTTCCTGTTTGTAATTTCAAACAGATTTTGGATTGGCTTATATTGATATTTCCCAAGTAATACCGCTAATATAAATCCAGCTATTAATAAGGCAATTAATATGGCAAATATTAAGATTGTCGTATTGTCTAACCGTTGAAAAAACTGGTCAGCATCCATCAAAGCTATAAATTTCCAGCCGCTTAACTCAGAATTAACAGAAACAAGCGAATACTCTTTTCCATCTATTTCAACATTATTTACTCCGAAAAGATCAATAGGAAGAGACGTTAATTGTTTTGAACTTATCGATTTATCATTATTGGAAGATGCAATAACTTGATTATGTTCATTGAAAATATAAACATTACCTTCGTATTCGCCTAGTATGTTTTGAATTAGATCTGTCATCGTCGATTCCTCAATAAAATACATAACTGTACCATAAGGATTGTGACTGTTAGGACTAATTGGAAATAAATACGCGATCATATTCTTATGTTTTTCATTATTGATCACTACTTTATTAATAGGTTTTATAAATGGGATTTTTGTATGTAAATCACTAAAAAGATCCTCTTTTCTCCATTCAACAAATCGGTATTTTTTTTCCGTGAAAGCTTCTAATGAATACGAGCCATTGGTGGAATAGATCGTCTCATCATTATGATAATAGATAAATAGTTCTTCTATAATCGAGCTATTTGCTTTATACTTTTTTAATTCCTCAATCGCCTCTCCACTATAATAGCCATGACTAATCATATACGGAGTAAGCCTAGGATCATATGAAATTCTTGCTGCAAGTGTTTCTAACTCTTTCATTCGTTCATTTGTTAGATTTTCTACTTGTTCTAATTTGTTAATGTTTGATTGTTCAATTTCCTGCCGTAGACTTGCTACAGAATGATAATAAATAATTGTACTCATTATAAGAAACGGAACAAGAAAAACCAGTAGATAGGAGACGATATACTTATATAATAGTCGAGATTTAATCCTATTACGCAACACAACCAAACCCCCTAATCTTTGTCTAATCTATTTTGAACATATATATAATGAAAAGGATAAAATGAGGACTAGGAATAATTTAAGGTTCTAAAAAAGGGTTTAGCAGAAAGCTAAATCGATAAAATAATTGCACTATACAGTTATGGTTGTACCTGTTTCACGGCTAAGTAAGACACCATTTAAAGATACACAACACATTAAGCGCTTTCAATTAATCCTTTAAAAAATTAGTCATAAAAGAAACCGGCATTTGCCGATTTCCTTTATGTACCATAAGTATAGCACGTATTTGGTTAGTAGTGCACAATTTGTGGGCATATAAGTATACTATTATACCTTCTTAACAAATAATTTTAACTTCATCAGGACGATAAACAGAGATGATATTTCCCATTTTATCTGTTGCAAACATAACCGTTCTTTCAGTCTCCAGTAAAAATGAATAGGTTCTATTTGATTCAATATCCTTAATTTTAACAGGTGTATCCCTAGCAAACTCGGACACAAAAATAAATAAAGATCCCTCTTCAAAATTTAGTTTCCTTCCATAATTCCCCGGCATATTACCTATTTCCCAATCCATTTGAACCTGGACCCCTGCTTTTTCTATTACATATTTATATAATGCAATTATCGGCTCACTTCTTTCATTTAGTTCAACAGGTAATGAACACCAGATAATTTCACCTTTTCCAAATGAAATTTCCTTTATTTCATTTGATTGTTGTTCAGAGTTCACAACCTCTTTCAGCGCTTCAGCAATTCGTTCTTCGCCAAATGAAACTGGATACTTATTTTCATTTATTTCAAGCATTTCCTCACGAAGGATATTCTTAACACTAGTTGACCCGATGATGTCATCCATTCTTTTTGTATCGTGCCAATATTCGTCTAAATTTACTGGACCTGTAATTAGTAGTGTTGCACCTTGTTCTCTTACTACTTCCAATATGTTAGTAAGTGCACTACTGCTAAAATTATGAGGACTAGGAACAACAATTAATTTTGGAAGTTCATTCTTTAATTCATAAAGATGGTATTCGCTTAAAGCACGAAATGGTGTATTCATCTCATAAGCCAATGTTCTCGTAAGCTTCATCGTTGCATCTAATGCTAGTCTGCGATTTGAGAAATCATTTGAGTATGGGAATACGACAGCTATTTCTTCCAGTTCTCTGCCTTTGAATAAATCACGTGTATCATTTATAAACGTACCGAAATCATAAGAAACGTTTGCTTCAGGTTTCTCGGTACCGTCAGCACGAATAGCTCCGATGTTCGATTCATTAATATTATTCATGTAGTAATTTGTGTTCCAAAGCCATTGCACAGCACCCGCTCCACCTGTCGAAAAGGAATAAGCATATTTTCTTTCAAGTATGTTACGCAATTCCTCTTCACTTCTTTTTGCTTGATTATTTGGATTTTCCACATACATAATTCCCGTTTCTTGAATTAAGTTTGGCTTAGTAGGCGTTTTCGTAAAAATACCATCCCAAACTAGTTGATCCAGTAGCCACCAGGTGTGGTTCGTTGTATAATCAACCGCATCAGAGTAAAATAGCGGTGATGGCCGCTGTGAGCCAAGGGCTTCGTCCTGTCCGACCGTAACAAGCTGATTTGGCGCTAAACTCTTAATGGTATCTGTAAGTTCCCTTGCCCACATATTATGCATATCCATCGTATACAACGTATAATCTAACCATCTTAAACCTTTTTTTCCAAGTAGCATATCTTTAATTCCAAAATTGATCTCACTCGGTTCAGGTGGTTCAATCGTATCAAATGATGGCAATTCCTGATCTGTCATGTTCCACTTTTCTTGTAGTTCACGAGTGGAGCTATGACGATTCTTAAGCCAGTCTCTATATGCTTTTCTGTCATACTTATCATGAAGTGATCTTGGACCTGCGAATGTACGGCCCGGATCAAACAATGAAGGCTCATTAATTAAATCCCATTGAATATTGGTAGTTTCCGTATGCCTTGAAACGATTGACGTAATAAAACGTTTTTGCGCCTCAACACTTCGCGGGTCAAGGTATGGGTTTTCCCCTTCCCATGTTTCCGGTGTAAAGGAAAAGAAATTAAATGTTACTTCAAGATCGTGTTTTTTCGCACATAGGATAAAAGCATCAATGGAACGCAGCACATTTTCATCCACATGACCATCGACAAACATCATGTTGCGCCATCCAGTCCAAATCCCTGTACGAATATAATTTATTCCTGCACGCTTCATTTGTGCCATATCCCTATCCCAAATATAAGGGTTAGGTAAGAATAGAAAGTAACGAGCAACATCTGATGTCATATACGTCATGCCAACAATTGGCATTGGGCGACCATCTTTTTGAAAATAGTCTCGATCACATGTTAATGGAACACCTGTTGTTAAAAGCGTCTTATCCATGCCCCAGAAACCTTGATGAAGTATTCGTGTTTCACCTTTGCTTGATGCAGCATGACATGTTAGATCATACAATCCTGGCATAATATCTATTGGCAAAATAAAAGAAAGGGCATTCAATTGTTGGGAAGCTTTTACGATTTCTTTATTAGAAAAGACTTCTTCTTTATTCTTTTTAACAGTAAATGTCAATGTCCATTCTGTTGTTTCGCTTTTAAACGACTGCAATTGATAGGTTACTTTTGGACGTTCTCCTTCATCATACGTTGCATAGTTCGTTTTCAACCACATTTCAGTTACTCCATTTGTTACAAACAAAACTAATTCCTCGATAGCCTTTGCGCCTTTTTCTGTCCAAAATTGTTCATTAACCTTCTGATTAATGAAGAGCCAGCGCCCTCCGGTGAATTTCCCTTTTGTATTTTCAATTAGGACACTAGGGGCTGCTACTTCACGTCCGCTCTTTGAAACACCTTTAAGCAACGGATAAATACGTGCATCCATCGGACCTACTGAACCCATTTCAGACTCAATTGCACTGGATTTTGTCACATGCAACACAAAGTTGCAGGTATCCGCAATTGGAAATAGCTCCTCTTTACCGGAGAACACAGGAATATCCTCATTATGTTGCAAAGAAGCAATCGGTTCGGATTTAACATGCAAAGCTTCATGAATATTTAATTGCTGATGGTAAGCTGTTTGCACACGCTCCCTTTCCCAATTGCCATTCGTCATATAACAAGGAATCCGAAATGGAATTCCGCCAATATGTACGATTCCTTTACCACTTTTAAGATGATCATATATTGCTTGCCAAGCACTTTTTGGGAAATAGGGACCATGCATATTTACAAAACATTCCACTTCATTATTTGCTAAAACTTCCTTTAAAGAAAGAGCATCTGCAACGATTATTTCATTATTAAAGTTTCCAAAAAAAGAGCTGTTCGGTCTGTGACCATCTATTGGAAAACTAGAATCATAGAAAATTACGATGTTACCCATAAATAATAACCCCCATTTTTACTTAATGTAATCTTTGTAATGACAGGACTCATGCTTAAAGCTTTTCATGCGTCTTTATCTTCTATCATTCTAAAAAACCAGTATAGTTAATCTATAATAAAAATCTCAACAACGGGTACAAGTACATCTGGTTTTTGCACAGGAAGTTCTAAAACAACTGAATCAATATCAATTTTTGTTTCTGTACTTGTAATGACTTCTTCAGGATCAAATTCTCTAAAATGGACCTCTGATGCATCATTTAGAAGCTGAGCATATTTTACTTTTCCAGCTAAACCTTTTAAATGAAGATGCCGGAATGGCCATGAGTAAATATGGAGGTACAAGCGATTTCCATTTTGTGTATAGCGACAGTCAAGGGGTGGCTTGTATTCACTATGCTTTGCTCCATATATCGAACGGGAGTGAAATCTCATCCATTCACCAATTTTCTGCAATCGCTCTATGGAACGACTATCAAATTCCCCTCGTCCATTTGGCCCTATATTCATAAGCAAATTTCCATTTTTTGAGACAGTATCAATTAACATTTTGAGCAGCACTTCAGTAGATTTCCAGTCAAGATTATCACGGTGATAACCCCATGTTCCATTCATTGTCTGGCATGCTTCCCAAATGACTGGATGCCCATCTTTTTCGACATGTTCATTTGGCTGGTACTGTTCCGGGGTTATAACACCGCGATTTAAATCAAGGCGGTCATTGATGAGAATATCAGGCTGAAGTTCTAGCACCATCTTTTCCAGCTTCTTAGACTGCCAATCATTCTCCCCTTTCCCTTTAGCCCATCCCCAGTCACGGTGTGGGTAAGAAAAATCGAACCAAATATAATCAATTTTCCCGAAATTCGTTAATAATTCCCGAACTTGTCCATGCATAAACTCCACATACTTATCAATATTACGACCAGTATTTTCCTTTTTGAAATCTTCATCATCTCGTTGAGGGTGCAACCCATCAATCGTAAACTCTGGATGATACCAATCTATTAATGAATGATAGAGTCCAACTTTTAATCCCTCTTCACGGAAAGCATCAATGATTTCACGTAATAGATCTCTTTTTATCGGGGTGTTTGTCACTTTATACTCGCTTAGCTTTGTATCCCATAATGCAAAGCCTTCATGATGTTTCGTTGTGATAACAAAATATTTCATACCTGCTTGTTTAGCGGCATGAGCCCATTCCTTAGCATTTAATAGATCTGGCTCAAAATGGTTAAAATACTTGCGATATGTATTCGGATGTGTTTTCTCGTGTATCATAACCCATTCATGACGAGCTGCCGGTGAATAGAGCCCAAAATGGATAAATAAACCGAAACGATCATGAATAAACCATTCCGGATTCCCATATTGTAATGGCCAATTTTCATATTTTTTCTCATTTGTAACTGTACACACTTTTATTTACCTCCAATAATCTCGTAGTTTCCTATAAATATCGCCTTCCATAATATCTGTTGCAGACAGAAACCGTAAATATGTAGATTTATCAGCAGTATGTAAACCCTTACAATTTGTGTGCATTTTACTGAATTAATACTTAACGCACTACCCTTTTATAAAATTTCACAAAAAGAAAAATGAAATTGCACATATTGAAAGTATTTTATGTTTGTCGTAAGATTAACCCCGCCCAGCAATTATGCAAATTAAATCAACCGTAAATCAAGGAAAACCAAAATCATTTTCTTATAATTGAATAGAAGACTTTAGAATAACTGGATAGTGATCAGAAGGAAAACCACCATTTACCTTACTTCTATCAACAATCGTATTCTGTAAATAAATGTCTTTTGTGACGAAGATGTAATCGATTGGATCACCCTCTTTTCCACCTGAAAAATTATGAAAAGTAGATCCAACATTACCTTCGAAAATGTTATAAGAATTCACGATCTCTTCTTTATCATTTAAAAACTTAATAACGTTGTTTTGAGGCGGTGCATTCAAATCACCTGTTAAAAACGCAGGTCTAGCCTTTTGTTGGCGATGAGTGTTCATTGTGTCCCAAATCATCTGAATACCCTTTTCCCTTGCGTCCTGACTTATATGATCCAAGTGAGTATTATAAAAACAGAATTCACTTTCAGTTTCTTGCTGTAATTTAAAATGCCCCCATGTACAAACGCGTGGACATTCTGTTCCCCAACTTTTGCTGCCCGGTACATTTGGTTTTTCAGATAACCAAAATTGTCCTTCGTCGACAACAGTTACAACATCTTTTTTAAAAAAAATTGCTGAAAATTCACCTTTATTTCCCCCATCACGACCTTTTCCAAGCCAATGATAGTTGCATAGACGTTCCTCAAGGTCAGTTAACATATAATAAACTCCTTCTTGAATTCCAAAGATGATAGGATCGTGTTTCATTATCATTTCAGCAATCTTGTCAGCCCGGTAGGACCATGCATTATCATTATCATCAGGACTATCCACACGTAAATTAAAGGTCATTACTTTAAACTCCATTTTTCTCCTCCTATTTTGATAAAATAACCTACTTAATGGCCAATTTGTTCTAATTACAAAAGGTTTTTTGGTAGATCCGTATCTTTCACACACCTCTTAAATCAGTTTTGAAGCATTTTACTTAGCTTAATAGTAATAACATGAAACAAAACTTAAAATATGTATCTTTTTCCATCTATGTTGTATTTGACAATCTTCCTAATAAAATAAAAGAAAACCCCTCACATAGAAAGGTTTCCTTAAGCTTATACTTTTAAAATTATTTGTTTTATCAGATTCACACTATGAGCGTAAAGGTCAGTATAAATGCTTTATTTAGCAGCTAACCTTTATTTCTTTTCTCTGAACTATTCAAACGATTCGATTTCACATCAAGCTTAGCTTACAATGATATCTTTTATCTTCTGAAGGATTCTTCCATTAATTGATTGACGAAAATCCCCTTCGATTCGGACACCTGAGCCAAAATGATATTCTTTCGCCTGCAAGGTTTGATGGATAAACTGTATATTGTTTTGATCAAGCCCTGAACCTGGCATAATAACAGGATTTTCAGTACTTTGTACAGACTCCTTCATCAAATTGCATAACATATCCAATCCTTTCATTACTGTTGGTTTCCCCCCAGAAGTTAGCACCTGATCAATCTTATAAGGAGACCCGCATAAGGATTGATAGATTTCTTGTGGATTAGATTCGTCAATGGCACGGTGAAAGGTAATCGATAGCCCTTTAGCTTCCTCTACTACCATTGCAAGCAGTTCAAAATCCACTAATTTTTCTTCCGTTAGTGCACCGAAAACAATCCCTGCAGCACCTAGTTCTCGAGCAGCCTTAATGTCTTCTTTCATCATCTCCCATTCTTCCTTCTGATAGACAAAGGAATAGCTATGAGGACGAATCATCACCATAACAGGGATATTAACACTGTTTACGACACTCTTAATTGCTCCAAAGCTTGGGGTTAATCCACCTTCACTAATTGCTGAAACCAATTCTAAGCGATCCGCTCCATATGCCTCAGCAATTTTTGCATCTTCTTGATTTAATACAATTACTTCAACTTTACTCATATAAAATCCCTCTAGTCTCAGTTTTATCTAGCGCTCTTTCAAAAAGACTTTGTCATTTCGATCATTCATTCTCACTAAATATTGCTGGAAAATTTGCTGCTCCTGGGCAGTCAATGATGATGACAGCAACTGCTGACTATGGTTCTTTAATGTTGTTAATAGCTCAAATAAAAACTTTTCAACAGTAAGTTCAATTCCGAGTAAATCACTTAACGATGACATTGTTTCCGGTTCTATCTTTGGAAAGGTAAACTTTGTTTCTTCTTTTTTTAAGGAAATTTCATAAAATTGTCTGATCAAATCAGCGCGACCTCCACCACTTCCAGCAACACAAAGATATATTTGAACCGCAATCCCCTTTTGAAGTCGACGTTGTGAAATACCAGCAAACTTCTTTCCATTAATACTTAGATCATAGCTTCCAGGACAATAAGATCCTACAATTTCACGTGCTTCAACCTGACTGCCATTTTCCTTTAACATACGTTTTATTAAATCCAGCATCGCATCATACCCACGATTAATGTCGATGCCCTTATCACGATCAGGAAAAATGAGAGAAATGTTTAACACATCCTTGTCCAATACAACGGCAAGTCCACCAGAGTTTCTTACGATGACGTGATAGCCCTTGTTTTTTAAAAAATTTACTCCATCCTCTAAATATGGCAGCTTCGTATCCTGTATACCAAGGACGATTGTATTATGATGCACCCACGTTCTCGCAGTTGCTGGTGATTCATGCTTTCCAACGCTTGCACATAATGTATCATCAATCGCAAATGAGTGCTTAGCATCAAATTGAGGTCCAAGACTAGATTGGTCGATAATTCTCCATTCAGGTTGATTGATTAAAGAGGCTGTTATTGAAAGGTCCATACTATGTATTACTCCCTTGAACTTAACATTTTTCCCTTCCATTATATCACTTTCAGGATCGTGGAAAAGTCTTTAAAGAATAAAGAGATGATTAGCAAAGCAATTAAACTTCTAACAAGTTTTGATCGATTGTTTGTACTTAATGTTGACATGATAAAAAATATTATTACTACACCAGGTTCATTACGTAATATTCTGCATACACACACAATGTCGTGCAAATAATAATGGAAGAATCTTCAGTTTTTAATGAAATTGGCACTTTACTCTACATCGGTACCTGCAGAATTTGGAGTATGACTTACTAAAAGGGTGATTATTAATATGTGGAAAATGGTATATTCCTATCTTCCAGACTGGAAAGTTTTTCTTCAAGGATTTATCGCATTTTTCGTTCCGTTTGCAATTTCAAGATTTTTTAAATGGGCCCGTACTTTAGAGGAAGAGTGATGAAGATGAAATGGACATCAATGAAAAATCAAAGAAGACATTCTTCCATTCAAAGTAAAAACGAGCAAAATACTACCCTTTTTCAGGATTCAACAGACCAACTGACTGGCGATTTCAAGGTGAACCTAGAGCTTGTCAAGCAAGAAATCGCCGATAACTCAGATGTACATGTTCGTGAGTTAAACATAGGGCGCACAGGAATTCGTGCTGCAATCATGTTTGTTGATGGTTTGTCAGATAGAGATCTCATCGACAAACATATAATGAAATCATTGATGCTAGATTTTTGCGAAGAGTTTAAAGAGGAAACTCCTAATGTGAAAGGTACATTTTCAAATGAATTTATCATAAATCAGGTTCTTTCCATTAGTGATGTTAAAGTTGTCAATTACGTAAAAGAAATAGTGACAAAGGTATTTACAGGTTCAACCGCGCTTTTAATTGATGGTTCTCCTGATGCCTTTATCCTTGGCACGACAAAAGGGAAAACTCGTGATATTAACGAGCCATTAACAGAGGCATTAGTCAGAGGTCCAAGGGTGGGATTCACTGAATCTTTATCCGATAACACTGCCCTATTAAGAAGAAGCGGTGAAAATGGAAACTTAACATTAACCAAATACAAAGTAGGAAAGCGAGAAAAAAAAGAGCTGGTCATCGCCTATATGAAAGAGATTACAAACTTAGAATTAGTAAATGAGGTAATCAAAAGAATTAAGAAAATAGATATAGATGATGTACCTGAATCAGGTTATGTAGAGCAGTTGATCGAAGATAATTATCTAAGTCCCTTTTCCCAGGTACAGAGTACGGAGCGTCCTGACCGTGTAATCAGTGCAATGATGGAGGGGCGAGTAGCAATCC encodes:
- a CDS encoding ABC transporter permease, giving the protein MSTSSSTATSPLQQKENVNKGFTKPHKLGLKHPRKLRKSRKILQNWQLYIFVLPAFLYFLIFHYIPMYGVQIAFKNFIPTLGIWGSEWVGFEHFTRFFESYYFWDLIKNTLGISVYELIVGFPLPIILALALNEVKDSFFKRTVQTVTYAPHFISVVVMSGMIIAFLSPATGIINHGIQFLGFEPIAFLSDPAWFKTVYVLSGVWQSTGWGTIIYLAALAGVDPQHHEAAIVDGATRFQRIWHINIPAIVPTMIILLIMNVGSIMALGFEKILLLQNPLNLESSNVIATFVYQAGLLDAQYSFASAVGLFNAVINAILLITVNKIAKKTSETSLW
- a CDS encoding helix-turn-helix domain-containing protein, with product MLRNRIKSRLLYKYIVSYLLVFLVPFLIMSTIIYYHSVASLRQEIEQSNINKLEQVENLTNERMKELETLAARISYDPRLTPYMISHGYYSGEAIEELKKYKANSSIIEELFIYYHNDETIYSTNGSYSLEAFTEKKYRFVEWRKEDLFSDLHTKIPFIKPINKVVINNEKHKNMIAYLFPISPNSHNPYGTVMYFIEESTMTDLIQNILGEYEGNVYIFNEHNQVIASSNNDKSISSKQLTSLPIDLFGVNNVEIDGKEYSLVSVNSELSGWKFIALMDADQFFQRLDNTTILIFAILIALLIAGFILAVLLGKYQYKPIQNLFEITNRNGRKKVDLEGGNELDTIRKRITHVFEDHQILNETMYLQKPFARDQFLVKLLKGDLSNGNEIKALLSSLNIQMKDGHYFVAIVYFEKGAFVEDNLEEREKLFNSLSNISLVNATAHGIDLFYNDAIALIVSMNRLEKEVNIERRKLVLQIQRFIRETCNFDPTIGVGGFYDEKNWINRSYIEALATLEYKFTKPQGSIIYFEEISILPEQSLGYPIEEQMKLVQSLKQGDQIVAAETLRNMFSNLADKDLSIQVLKCICFDIINSIVKTTSEMGLSKTIRDFNAIADFHSIEQLHKQLHTLILTICKEVDDKKESHNDKLRNDILDYIRDNYNNYDLSLENLALKFQLSVSYVSRFIKGQTGVTFTQYLQDLRMEDVKRQLKETDKSIKDIVVQVGYLDVANFTRKFKKIVGVTPGQYRNLNR
- a CDS encoding alpha-L-fucosidase; the protein is MCTVTNEKKYENWPLQYGNPEWFIHDRFGLFIHFGLYSPAARHEWVMIHEKTHPNTYRKYFNHFEPDLLNAKEWAHAAKQAGMKYFVITTKHHEGFALWDTKLSEYKVTNTPIKRDLLREIIDAFREEGLKVGLYHSLIDWYHPEFTIDGLHPQRDDEDFKKENTGRNIDKYVEFMHGQVRELLTNFGKIDYIWFDFSYPHRDWGWAKGKGENDWQSKKLEKMVLELQPDILINDRLDLNRGVITPEQYQPNEHVEKDGHPVIWEACQTMNGTWGYHRDNLDWKSTEVLLKMLIDTVSKNGNLLMNIGPNGRGEFDSRSIERLQKIGEWMRFHSRSIYGAKHSEYKPPLDCRYTQNGNRLYLHIYSWPFRHLHLKGLAGKVKYAQLLNDASEVHFREFDPEEVITSTETKIDIDSVVLELPVQKPDVLVPVVEIFIID
- a CDS encoding beta-galactosidase; the encoded protein is MGNIVIFYDSSFPIDGHRPNSSFFGNFNNEIIVADALSLKEVLANNEVECFVNMHGPYFPKSAWQAIYDHLKSGKGIVHIGGIPFRIPCYMTNGNWERERVQTAYHQQLNIHEALHVKSEPIASLQHNEDIPVFSGKEELFPIADTCNFVLHVTKSSAIESEMGSVGPMDARIYPLLKGVSKSGREVAAPSVLIENTKGKFTGGRWLFINQKVNEQFWTEKGAKAIEELVLFVTNGVTEMWLKTNYATYDEGERPKVTYQLQSFKSETTEWTLTFTVKKNKEEVFSNKEIVKASQQLNALSFILPIDIMPGLYDLTCHAASSKGETRILHQGFWGMDKTLLTTGVPLTCDRDYFQKDGRPMPIVGMTYMTSDVARYFLFLPNPYIWDRDMAQMKRAGINYIRTGIWTGWRNMMFVDGHVDENVLRSIDAFILCAKKHDLEVTFNFFSFTPETWEGENPYLDPRSVEAQKRFITSIVSRHTETTNIQWDLINEPSLFDPGRTFAGPRSLHDKYDRKAYRDWLKNRHSSTRELQEKWNMTDQELPSFDTIEPPEPSEINFGIKDMLLGKKGLRWLDYTLYTMDMHNMWARELTDTIKSLAPNQLVTVGQDEALGSQRPSPLFYSDAVDYTTNHTWWLLDQLVWDGIFTKTPTKPNLIQETGIMYVENPNNQAKRSEEELRNILERKYAYSFSTGGAGAVQWLWNTNYYMNNINESNIGAIRADGTEKPEANVSYDFGTFINDTRDLFKGRELEEIAVVFPYSNDFSNRRLALDATMKLTRTLAYEMNTPFRALSEYHLYELKNELPKLIVVPSPHNFSSSALTNILEVVREQGATLLITGPVNLDEYWHDTKRMDDIIGSTSVKNILREEMLEINENKYPVSFGEERIAEALKEVVNSEQQSNEIKEISFGKGEIIWCSLPVELNERSEPIIALYKYVIEKAGVQVQMDWEIGNMPGNYGRKLNFEEGSLFIFVSEFARDTPVKIKDIESNRTYSFLLETERTVMFATDKMGNIISVYRPDEVKIIC
- a CDS encoding endonuclease/exonuclease/phosphatase family protein, which codes for MEFKVMTFNLRVDSPDDNDNAWSYRADKIAEMIMKHDPIIFGIQEGVYYMLTDLEERLCNYHWLGKGRDGGNKGEFSAIFFKKDVVTVVDEGQFWLSEKPNVPGSKSWGTECPRVCTWGHFKLQQETESEFCFYNTHLDHISQDAREKGIQMIWDTMNTHRQQKARPAFLTGDLNAPPQNNVIKFLNDKEEIVNSYNIFEGNVGSTFHNFSGGKEGDPIDYIFVTKDIYLQNTIVDRSKVNGGFPSDHYPVILKSSIQL
- a CDS encoding copper homeostasis protein CutC, producing the protein MSKVEVIVLNQEDAKIAEAYGADRLELVSAISEGGLTPSFGAIKSVVNSVNIPVMVMIRPHSYSFVYQKEEWEMMKEDIKAARELGAAGIVFGALTEEKLVDFELLAMVVEEAKGLSITFHRAIDESNPQEIYQSLCGSPYKIDQVLTSGGKPTVMKGLDMLCNLMKESVQSTENPVIMPGSGLDQNNIQFIHQTLQAKEYHFGSGVRIEGDFRQSINGRILQKIKDIIVS